A stretch of DNA from Strigops habroptila isolate Jane chromosome 1, bStrHab1.2.pri, whole genome shotgun sequence:
GGGCTGACAGtgtaggaggaggaggagcccACGGAGGATGAGCGCGAGCGGAAGCCACTCATGTTGCCTGAGAGCATGTCCGCGAACTCGGTGATAGAGAGCGTGCCTGCACGGTACTGGTCCAGTGCTGACTGGTCAATCAGGCCCTTGCCGATGGCGTCGTCGATGTCATACTGGCGCCCTGAGCGCCGGTCGATGATCATGGACTTCACCACGCCATcggaggaggaggtggtgatCTCCTCCCACTCACACTCCTGCTCCGACAGTTCCAGGTAGGTCTGGTGGTCGATGAGGCCCTTGCGATAGGCCTCATACACGGACATCTCCTTGCCTGTCTCTGGGTCAACGATGACCACCCTGCGCTTGCGGACGGAGGACTTGGAGGACGTCTTCCTCTCCCGCTTCTTCTCCTTCaggggcaggaggcagaggcCGGTTTCCGGGTCAGTGATGCACCGCTCCATGAGCTGCAGGTAGGTGAGGTTCTCCTCTGTGTTGGGGTCGAAGAAGCCCTTGGTGTCATCGCTGGGGTCCAGCAGGATCTCATTCATCTCCTCGTCGAAGAGGCCCCTCTTGTAGGCGATCTCCACAGGCAGGCGGTGGCTCTCCTCAGGGTCGATGATGCCGCCGGTGGCGATCTGGGCCTCCAGCAGGCGGATCCCGTGGTCCTTCAGGATCAGCCCCTTCTTCATGGCCTGGAAAAGGGAGATGAGCTTCCCAGAGTAGGGGTCCCGGTAGCCGGTGACGGCcctttcagcagaaagcagcttgtCCTTGAATTCGGGGCCCACAATGCCCATGCGAACGGCCTCCTCCACAGTCAGCTTCAGGCCCTTGATGGGGTCGATGACGTAGCCCGTGGCTGCCTGTGCCTCCAGGAGCTCAAACGCGGTGCCAGGCCGGATGATGCCCTTCTTCATGGCCTGGTACACAGAGAGCCGCTCCTTGGTGGAGTCCACGAAGACGCCGGCAATGCAGCTGGTGCCCTCCAGGAACTTCTTCAGGTTCTTGGAGACCTCCTCGATAGAGGTGAGTCCTTCCTGCAGGCGCTGCGCAGTGGCCTCGTCCATCACCTGCGAGCGGACCAGCTCCTCCACTGTGATCTGCTTGCGCAGGCCACGGAAGGTGAGCTTCCGCGCATCGCagagtggcagcagcagcagcccgcTGCCCTCATCCTGGCGGCACCGCTTCAGCAGCTGTGTGTAGCTCAGCTTCTCCTCCGTGGATGGGTCCACGTAGCTTCGCACCTCACTGGGCTCAGACAGCATGTCGTACGTGTCCTTGTTGATGAAGCCCCGCTGGTAAGCCACCTCCAAGGGCAGGTGGAAGCCCAAGTGTGGGTCGATGATGCCACCAGTGGCGATCTGGGCGTCCAGGAGCTTGAGGGCCTCTTCGCTGGGAATGAGGTCCTTCTTCATGGCCTGGAAGATGGAGATCTTCTGCTCGCTGTAGGGGTCTCTGTACCCAGTCACGGCCCTCTCGGCGGACAGGAGCCGGTCGTGGATCTCAGGCCCCACTACACCTTTCCTGACGGCCTCATCAACGGTCAGCATCTCGTTCTTCATGGGGTCGATCATGAAGCCGGTGGCAGCCTGGGCCTCCAGGAGGGAACGGGCCACTTCCGAGCTGATCAGCCCCTTCTTCAGTGCCTGGTAGATGCTGAGCTTCTGCTTGGAGGAGGGGATGTAGATACCAGCCACACAGCCCGACCCATAGAGGTACTTCCAGATGGTCTCCACCTCCAGGAGCTCCCGGAAGGTCTTGgagccctgcttgagcaggttGTAGATGTCTTGGGAAATGATCTTGGCCTCGTAGAGTTCCTCAGCCGTGATGCGGCGCCGGACGTAGTCATAGGACGTGAGATTCTGCTGCCGGATGATCTCAGTCTTCTCGATGATCTcaatgatgatgatgatcatGCGCTCCTTGGACACACGGCCTGACTTGAACTCCTCCATGAGCTGCTTCCGCTGCTCCTCGGGCAGCAGGTCTGAGTGCATGATCTCCCACAGCGACATGGAGGAGCCCGCCCTGCTGCCCACCGGGATGTCCACCTGCGTCTCCTCAAACACCTTCCGCGTCTCTGCCTCGGTGTAGACCTGTGTGGTCTCTACCACTGTCGGCTTCTCAGGCTCCCGCAGTGGCAGCAGGTACAGGCCAGTCTCAGGATCCTCAATGCACCTCTCCTTCAGCTGTGTGTAGGTGAGGTTCTCCTGCGTGTTGGGGTCGAAGAAGCCCCTGGTGTCATCAGTGGGGTGGGAGAGGGTTCGGTTCATCTCCTCATCGAAGTACCCACGCTTGTAGGCCACCTCCAGGGGCAGGCGGTGGCTGTGCACGGGGTCAATGATGCCGCCGGTGGCGATCTGGGCCTCGAGCAGGCGGATGCCGTGCTCCTTGACAATGAGCCCCTTCTGCATGGCCTGGAAGAGGGAGATGGTATTGCCCGAGTAGGGGTCCTTGTAGCCGGTGACGGCCTTCTCGGCAGACAGCAGCTTCTCGTGCAGCTCGGGCCCCACCACACCAGCCTTGACAGCCTCATTGACATAGAGCTTACGGTTCTTCACAGCGTCAATCAGGAACCCGGTGGCTGCCTGGGCCTCCAGGAGgaccacagcagtgctgggctgcagcaggttCCGCTTCATGGCCTCGTAGATGTTGAGTTTCTCCTTGGTTGCCTCCACATAGACACCGGCAATGCAGTCGCTGCCATACAGGAATCTCCGCACTGCCTCTGTATCGGAGAAGTCCTTCACTGACTTCTTGCCTTCCTTCAGCTGCTCATACTGAGCTTTGGTGATGATGCGGGACTCCACCAGCTCGCTGGCCGGAACAGGAGCCCGGAGCCCACTGAACGTcagcttctcctgcttcttGGTCTCTGCCTCCTCGATGATAGTGATGACAATCTTGATGATCTTCTCGATGGTCACCTTGCCGGTCTTGTACTGCCGGAGGAGCTCCCGCCTGTGCTCCTCCGTGAAGTACTCAGAGTGGATCAGCTCCCAGATGGTCATGGTCTGGCCCTTCATGCTGCCCACTGGGACCTCCACAGTCGTCTTGTCGAAGCACTCCTTTGCCTGGCTGTCAGTGTAGACCTCCTCCTGCTGCGCCTGGATGGCTTGGTCAGACAGAGGCAGCAGGCAGAAGCCGGTCTGCTTGTCACGGCGGCAGGTCTTCTGCAGCTGGGCGTAGGTGAGGTGTTCCTGGGTGTTGGGGCAGTAAAAAGCCTTGGCGTCATCACGGAACTCGGCCATCGCCTCGTTCATCTCCGGGTCGAAGTAGCCACGTTTGTAGGCAACGTCAAGTGGGAGCCGGTGGCTGTGGATGGGGTCGATGATGCCGCCAGTGGTGAGCTGGACATCCAGCAGACGCACCCCAGTGTCGCTGGGGATGAGGCCCTTCTTCAGCGCCTGGAACAGGGAAACCGTCTGCCCTGTGTAGGGGTCCTTGTAGCCAGTCACTGCCttctctgctgacagcagcttCTCGTGCAGCTCTGGACCCACCACCTCAGCCTTCACAGCCTCATCCACAGAGAAGAGTGTGTTCCTCACGGGGTCGATGATGTAGCCGGTGGCAGCCTGGGCCTCCAGCAGAGACAGGGCGACCTCTGGCTTCAGCAGGTTCCTCTTCAGGGCGTCGTAGAAGGTGAACTTCTGGCCAGTCGACTCCACCAGGATGCCAGCAATGGCGTCGGTGCCCTTCAGGTACTGCCGCACGGACTCCATCTCCGCCACGTCCTTCACCGACTTCttgccctggtgcagctggtTGTAGAGGTCTTTGTTGATGATTttgctctccagcagctccgcAGCGGGCACGGGGGCCCGCAGGCCCTCAAAGCACATCTGGCTCTTTTTCTCGCTTTCCTCCACAACCGTGATGATGATCTTGATAATCTTCTCCACTGTGATCTTGCCGGTCCGGTACTGCTGGATCAGGTCCCGCCTTTGGTCCTCGGTGAAGTATTCAGAGTTGATGATCTCCCAGATGGTCACTGTCTTCCCCTGGAACTTGCCAAACGGCGCCGTCACCGTGGCCTTCTTGAAGACGTCTTTGGCTTCTTTGTCGGTGTAGACCAGCTCCCTGGCTTTGGCTGCCTGGTCGGTGAGGGGCAGGAGGCTCAGCCCCGTGTCTGGGTCAGTCACACACCGCTCCAGGAGCTGTATGTAGGTGAGGTTCTCCTGTGTGTTGGGGTCGAAGAAGCCCTTGGTGTCATCGGTGGGGTCGGAGAGGGTTCGGTTCATCTCCTCGTCAAAGTACCCACGCTTGTAGGCAGCTTCCACGGGCAGACGGTGGCTGTGCACGGGGTCGATGATGCCGCCGGTGGCGATCTGGGCCTCAAGCAGGCGGATGCCGTGCTCCTTGACGATGAGCCCCTTTTGCATGGCCTGGAAGAGGGAGATGCGGTCGCCGGTGTAGGGGTCCTTGTAGCCGGTGACCGCCCGCTCCGCTGCCAGCATCTTGTTGTGCAGCTCAGGCCCGATGACACCCTCACGCACAGCCTCACTCACAGAGAGCCGTGCATTCCGCACTGGGTCGATGATGAAGCCGGAGGCAGCCtgagcctccagcagcaccagcgcTGTGCCCGGgctcagcagcttctgcttcatGGCCTCGTAGATGCTCATCTTCTCGTTGGTGGGTTTGATCAACAACCCGGCCACGCTGCTCTGGCCCTGCAGGTACCTCCTGACCTCGTTCCTCTGTGCGAGCTCACCAACGCTCACAGTGCCCTTCAccagctgctccaggctctCCTGGCTCAGGACACCAGCATCCACCAGCTTGCCTGCGGGCACCTTCTGCCGGATGCCATCGAAGGCAAACTCAGGCTCACCATTGTGCGCGAGGCCATCCAATGCGTCCCTGTCATTGGGCATGGCTTGGACATGCGGCTGCACCGCAGCCACCATGGCCTCCCTGGGCAGGTCGTCTGTCTGGATCATGATCTCACGGGTCTGCGCCAGTGCCGCCTTGTACTCCTCCTGCAtctgctccagcctctccctCAGCTTCTGGTTCTCCTCTTCCAGaagcttctcctgctgctgccgctgctgctccagctgctgcagctcctcctgcttgTGCCGGAcgttctcctctgcttccttctgatGCCTCTTGGCCTCATCCAGCATGGCTTtcaactgctgcttctcctgctccatCTCCTTTTGCTGCCGCTCCTGCTCCGCCTTCAGGTTCTGGGCTTTGTCCACCTCATCTTTAAAGAGCTTCTCCAGCTTCGATTTCTCCTCCTCGATGAacttctccttctgcagcagcgCATCCTTCTCCGTCAgaaagctctgctgcaggagctgcgtCTCCTGCCGGAGCTGCGCCTGCTGGGCCACCTGCATCTGGGGTGGGAGAGAGGACAGCACGGTCAAACGGTGCCATGCAGCGCCaggggggatggggagggagacATGCACCATGGCGGCACGGGGTAGGGCTGCAGTGTCACTCAGCCACATGGGCTCCAGTGCAGGGGTTAGGAGTGAATGGGAGCAGAGCAAGGTTAGGGAGCTGCAGCAAACAACACGGGGTGGGACAAGCAGGGATGAGACACAAGggttcagctctgggaccccaacacaagagggacacaGAACTATTggaacgagtccagaggaggaggccacggagatgctacaagggctggagcagctctgctctggagccaggctgagagagctgggctggggcagcctggagaagagaaagctccttaaggggagaccttagagcagctccagtgcctaaaggggctccaggaaacctggagaggggctttggacaagggatgcagggatgggatgaggaggaacgGCTCCaactggaagaaggaagagttgggatcttgggaagaagttcttcaccaTGAGAGTGGTGGGACACTCTGAAAggttgaagggagaagctgtggctgccccatccctggcagtgttcaaggccaagttggacacaggggcttggagcaacctgctctagtggaagacgtccctgcccgtggcagagggctggaactggaggagctttaaggtcccttccaaccattcCATGACTTTGGATACTGCTGTGTCAGGTACCAAGGTGGGAGCTGGGCATAGAGAGGATCAAGGGAGGACAGGCCACCAGAAAAGTGCTAGGGTCACCCCACcgcagcaggagctgcagcagcaggagagggcaGAGGGCAACGGGAGGTCTTGCCCTGACACCCAGGGCGGGGTTTGCATTGCTGCACCAATGGTGGTTCCACACATGCCCCTGACCCACAGCGTGGGGGTCCTGTCCCCCAGCAGCCCAGAGGCTGGGGGATGGACACGGGCTGGAGGCTCGGGCAGTGCAGCAGCTCCGTGCCTGTGCCCATGCCGCAGGGGCTGCAGCGACGGTGGCCGGGACCCGGTGCCGcgtggctggggaaggggaagaggtcCCTGCATGCCACCACCGCTAAGGGGACCCGGTCACCCAGTACCTCCTCCgccttctgctgcagcaatgCCGCCTCctgcttcagcttctccttctcccactCCAGGTCGGCGATGGCCTGGCGCAGCTTCTCTGCGTCCTGGTCACTCTGGTGCCGCTGGATCTCCAGGGTGTGCACCAGCGTCATCTTCTCCTGCGTGGCCAGCTCGGTCTGGTGCAGCCGCTCACTGATCTCCTCCGCCTGCTTCTTGAACCTCTTGGCCTCCTCCTCGGCCTTGGCCTGGGCCATGCTCATCTCCGTCACATGCAGCTTGAGGCGCTCGGCCTCGGCCGTTATCTCTAGCTGCCGCCGGCGCTCAGCCTCCAGCGTCTTCTGGAAGCCCTCGGTCTCCTCTGCCAGGCGCTGCTGCATCTGCTCCTTGTCCTCCTGCAGCCGCTTGGCATGTTCCTGCGCCAGgtccttctgcttctgcagcatctcagcCTCGGCCTTGAGCCGCGTGGCCTCCTGCACCGCCTGCATCTTCTCCTTCAACATCTTCTCGGCCAGCGCCCGCTGCTGTGCCAGGTCATCCTCGGCAAGCTGCCGCATGCGTGCAGCCTCCTGGGCCTCCACGCTGAGCCGCGCCACCTCCTCAGCCACCTGCTTCATCTTCTCGGCCTCCTCCGCCAGCAGCTTCTGCGTGTTGTCCTTGTCCTTGAGGATCAGCGCCTTGTTCTCCTCCTCAATGCGGCTCTTCAGCCTCgccagctcctccagctgaACCCGCACCCTGAAGAGCTCCTCCTCGACCTGCGCCTTCTGCCGCACGGCGTCGCTCGCCTCCTCCTTCAGCCGCTGCAGCTCCTCATCCAGGATGTTCTTCTGGTGGTCCGTCTCCTCCAGCCGCAGCTTCACCTTGGTGAGCTCCTGCTCCACCTGTGCCTTCTGTCGCAGCGTCTGCTCCGCAAACTTCTTGTGCTTCTCCATCTCGGCGTCGGCCAACTGCTTCTGCCGCAGTGCCGCCTGCTCGGCCtgcgcccgccgcgccgcctccAGCTCCGCCTCCTTGCGCAGCGCCTCGGCTGCCGCCTGTGCCCGCGCCGTggcagctgcctcctcctctgcgCGCTGCTTCAGCCGCTCGGCCTCCTCCACGCGCCGCCGCGACAGCCCCGCGTCCTGCTCGGCCTGGCCCCGCGCCAGCTCAGCCTCCTCGGCCACTCGCCGTGCGCGCTCGGCCTCTTCGCGCAGCCGCTCCACCAgactctgctcctgctgccgcgcctgctgcagctcctgctcctgctgctgcatggcGGCCAGCCGCGCCTTCTCCTCTGCCGCGATGCGCTTCTGTGCTGCCTCCCGCGCCAGCTGCACCTGCCGCTCCGACTCCTTCTCCGCCAGCTCCTTCTGCCGCCGCGCATCCTCCACCATGGCCCGGAGCCGCTCCACCTCCTCCAGTGCCAGGCGCCGCTGCCGCGCCGCATCCTCCTCGGCCGCCAGGATGTCCTGCAGTTTCTCCTCGGCCTCGCGCCGCCGGCCCTCCTCCTGCAGTGCCAGCGCCCGCTGCCGCTCAGCCTCGCGCTCCGCCTGCTCGCGGCTGCGCTGCACCTCCTCGGCCTCGCTGCGGATGCGGCTCAGCTCCCGCTCCAGCTCACTCTTGCCCGCCGAGGCCCGCTCGAAGCTGGCCTTGAGCACACGGATCTCCTCCTCCACCTGCCGCCGCTGCCGCAGCGTGTCCTCCACCAGCCCCTTCTGCCGCTCCAGCTCGCTCTCGGAGCTGCGCTTCAGCTGTGCGATCTTCTCCTCGATGtcctgcttgtgctgggccgcctgctcctccagcagccgCCGCTGGTATGCCTCGTCCTCCGCCAGCCGCCGCAGCCGCTCGttctctgcctccttctccttcagcgCAATCTCCGCCTCCGCCTTCAGCCGCGATGCCTCGTTGATGGCCGTCAGCTTCTCCTTCAGGATGCGCTCGGCCTCAGCGCGCTGCCGCCCGGCCTCGTCCTCTGCCAGCTGCCGCTGCCGCTTGGCCTCCTCAGAGAGGGCGCGCAGCCGCGCTGCCTCCTCCGCCAGCTCCCGCAGCTTGCTGGCCTCAGCCTCCAGCCGCTGCTTCGACTTCTCGCTGCTGGAGCGCGACTCCTCCTCCGCCCGGgccttgctctgcagcagcacctccatCTCAGCCCGCAGCTTCGCCAGCTCATCCTCAACCTCCTTCCGCTTCTGGATGGCCTCGCTCACCTCCTCCTTCAGCCGGGactgctcctcctccagcagcagccgTTGCTGCTCCCCGTTGTCCATCTCTGCCTTCAGCCGGATCAGCTCCTGCTCCGCCGCCAGCTTCTGCTGTGCCGTGCCCTCCGCCAGCTCTcgctgcttctccagctcctcctcagcTGCCTCCTTCTGCCGCAGAGCCGCCTGCTCCGCCTTAGCGCGCTTGCGGGCCTCGCGCTCCGCatcctccttctgcttctctgcctcctcctgcgCCAGCGTCTTCTGGTGCGCCACCTCCTCCGCCTGCAGCCGCAGCCGCAGCGCCTCGTTGGCCTTCTGCCGCCAGcgctccagctccttctccgCCTCCTCCCGCGACTGCTCGGCCTcgcgctgctgctgcttcaggcGCTCggcctcctcctgcagctgcgCCACTGCCACGTGCTCGCGCTGCAGCGACAGCTCCAGCTGCGCCGTCTGCTCGGCCAGGGAGCGGCGCCGGCTCTGCAGCTCGGCCTCGGCGCTGCGCTGCGCCGCCTCCTGTGCCACCTGGATCTGACGCTGCTTTTCGGCCTCCGCCTGCCGCAGGCGCCGCTCAGCCTCCTCCGCCTGCAGCCGCAGGCCCTCCAGTGCCGCCACCGCCTCCTGCTTCTCACGCGCCGCATCGCGCTCGGCCCGCACCTTGCGCGCCAGCTCCTCCTCAGCCTCGCGCTTCTTCTGGCTCTCATCCTTCACCTGCCGGCGCAGGCGCTCGGCCTCATCCTGCGCCTGCCGCTTCTGCCGCTCTGCCTCCTCAGCACGCGCCCGCAGCTCGCACAGCTCGGCCTCGGCGCCCAGGCGCTGCCGCTCCGTGCTCTCCAGCTGCCGCCGGATCACCCGGAtctcctcctccaccttctTGCGGCTGGACTCGGCCTCCTCAATTAGCTTCACCTTGGCCTCGATCTGGTGGTCCGAGTTCTGccgcagctgcagcagctcctgctggatgttctgcttctgctgctctgcgTCCACGGCCACGACCTCGCGCCG
This window harbors:
- the PLEC gene encoding plectin isoform X2; this translates as MEDTGSLFPSLVAAGHAASLALVWYWRRRRDGTGDSDERDRVQKKTFTKWVNKHLIKHWRAEAQRHVNDLYEDLRDGHNLISLLEVLSGDTLPRERDVVRSLRLPREKGRMRFHKLQNVQIALNYLKHRQVKLVNIRNDDIADGNPKLTLGLIWTIILHFQISDIQVSGQSEDMTAKEKLLLWSQRMVEGYQGLRCENFTASWRDGRLFNAIIHRHKPMLIDMSRVYRQSNLENLEQAFTVAERDLGVTRLLDPEDVDVPQPDEKSIITYVSSLYDAMPRVPEAQDGVKANELQLRWQEYYEVVTLLLQWMRQHTISFEERRVPASYEEIELLWRQFLKFKETELPAKEADKNRSKAIFQAMESGQLKVPPGYHPLDVEKEWGALHVAVLEREKLLRAEFERLERLQRVVTKLQMESGLCEEQLNQADALLQAELRLLEAGKGPQKAAEVERDLDKADGMIRLLFTDVQSLKDGRHPQGEQMYRRVYRLHERLVSIRTEYNLRLKSGVPVSVAVAPVAVAAPVAAAPSEAALRYVQELRGWVQDNQRRVAGAGWGMDLPSLESLLSAHRGLHRDIHDFGAKVQRARDDEAQLPPSSRGAYRESLGKLEQEYGELLESSSQRLRHLEALLGFVGAATAELLWLSQREDEEVTFDWSDRGPALPAKQEAYSGLMRELELRERRVQELQSCGEQLLREQHPARDTIESFLAALRTQWSWMLQLCCCVETHLKENGAYFQFFAEVREAERLLRELRDLMGRKLRSDRGLSAARLEDLLQHANELREQLQEVGAQLPALSRRASTIVQLKPRSPGAAVQGRPRLQAVCDYRQLQITVHKQDTCTLLSNAQPHKWKVLSGSGEAEVPSVCFILPPPNPEALDAVRRLEAEHQEILELWHQLHQDLRSLRAWQCLTRDMRQIQAWSQLTFRTLPPEECRQALQSLETHYQEFLRESRDSRSFAPEERQQLQREYEACARHHDRLRRGHEKGEQDESLCQSFLSRLKELSLQLQRCESSTIHCLRLPLDKNPQAECARRITEQQQIHVELEGIRKSLDSVGEEAQEVLAQAEPPGSAPVLRSELEVMLQKMEQVYSLSSIYLEKLKTINLVIHSTQGAEELLKKYEDQLKDVQTVPADLQELEATQAELKRLRAQAEGHQPLFSTLETDLGKAKDVNERMVRGHSERDVDLERFRERVQQLLERWRGVLAQADLRHRDLEQLGRQLRSYRESCAALRHWLQEARRRQEEIQAVPIAGSASVRQQLLQEQELLEECDRNKEKVEECQRHAKQYIDAIKDYELQLVSFKAQVEPMASPAKKPKVQSASDSIIQEYVDLRTQYSELTTLTSQYIKFITDTLRRLEDEEKAAEKLKEEERKRLAEVEAQLEKQRQLAEAHAKAKAQAEAEARELQLRMQEEVARREVVAVDAEQQKQNIQQELLQLRQNSDHQIEAKVKLIEEAESSRKKVEEEIRVIRRQLESTERQRLGAEAELCELRARAEEAERQKRQAQDEAERLRRQVKDESQKKREAEEELARKVRAERDAAREKQEAVAALEGLRLQAEEAERRLRQAEAEKQRQIQVAQEAAQRSAEAELQSRRRSLAEQTAQLELSLQREHVAVAQLQEEAERLKQQQREAEQSREEAEKELERWRQKANEALRLRLQAEEVAHQKTLAQEEAEKQKEDAEREARKRAKAEQAALRQKEAAEEELEKQRELAEGTAQQKLAAEQELIRLKAEMDNGEQQRLLLEEEQSRLKEEVSEAIQKRKEVEDELAKLRAEMEVLLQSKARAEEESRSSSEKSKQRLEAEASKLRELAEEAARLRALSEEAKRQRQLAEDEAGRQRAEAERILKEKLTAINEASRLKAEAEIALKEKEAENERLRRLAEDEAYQRRLLEEQAAQHKQDIEEKIAQLKRSSESELERQKGLVEDTLRQRRQVEEEIRVLKASFERASAGKSELERELSRIRSEAEEVQRSREQAEREAERQRALALQEEGRRREAEEKLQDILAAEEDAARQRRLALEEVERLRAMVEDARRQKELAEKESERQVQLAREAAQKRIAAEEKARLAAMQQQEQELQQARQQEQSLVERLREEAERARRVAEEAELARGQAEQDAGLSRRRVEEAERLKQRAEEEAAATARAQAAAEALRKEAELEAARRAQAEQAALRQKQLADAEMEKHKKFAEQTLRQKAQVEQELTKVKLRLEETDHQKNILDEELQRLKEEASDAVRQKAQVEEELFRVRVQLEELARLKSRIEEENKALILKDKDNTQKLLAEEAEKMKQVAEEVARLSVEAQEAARMRQLAEDDLAQQRALAEKMLKEKMQAVQEATRLKAEAEMLQKQKDLAQEHAKRLQEDKEQMQQRLAEETEGFQKTLEAERRRQLEITAEAERLKLHVTEMSMAQAKAEEEAKRFKKQAEEISERLHQTELATQEKMTLVHTLEIQRHQSDQDAEKLRQAIADLEWEKEKLKQEAALLQQKAEEMQVAQQAQLRQETQLLQQSFLTEKDALLQKEKFIEEEKSKLEKLFKDEVDKAQNLKAEQERQQKEMEQEKQQLKAMLDEAKRHQKEAEENVRHKQEELQQLEQQRQQQEKLLEEENQKLRERLEQMQEEYKAALAQTREIMIQTDDLPREAMVAAVQPHVQAMPNDRDALDGLAHNGEPEFAFDGIRQKVPAGKLVDAGVLSQESLEQLVKGTVSVGELAQRNEVRRYLQGQSSVAGLLIKPTNEKMSIYEAMKQKLLSPGTALVLLEAQAASGFIIDPVRNARLSVSEAVREGVIGPELHNKMLAAERAVTGYKDPYTGDRISLFQAMQKGLIVKEHGIRLLEAQIATGGIIDPVHSHRLPVEAAYKRGYFDEEMNRTLSDPTDDTKGFFDPNTQENLTYIQLLERCVTDPDTGLSLLPLTDQAAKARELVYTDKEAKDVFKKATVTAPFGKFQGKTVTIWEIINSEYFTEDQRRDLIQQYRTGKITVEKIIKIIITVVEESEKKSQMCFEGLRAPVPAAELLESKIINKDLYNQLHQGKKSVKDVAEMESVRQYLKGTDAIAGILVESTGQKFTFYDALKRNLLKPEVALSLLEAQAATGYIIDPVRNTLFSVDEAVKAEVVGPELHEKLLSAEKAVTGYKDPYTGQTVSLFQALKKGLIPSDTGVRLLDVQLTTGGIIDPIHSHRLPLDVAYKRGYFDPEMNEAMAEFRDDAKAFYCPNTQEHLTYAQLQKTCRRDKQTGFCLLPLSDQAIQAQQEEVYTDSQAKECFDKTTVEVPVGSMKGQTMTIWELIHSEYFTEEHRRELLRQYKTGKVTIEKIIKIVITIIEEAETKKQEKLTFSGLRAPVPASELVESRIITKAQYEQLKEGKKSVKDFSDTEAVRRFLYGSDCIAGVYVEATKEKLNIYEAMKRNLLQPSTAVVLLEAQAATGFLIDAVKNRKLYVNEAVKAGVVGPELHEKLLSAEKAVTGYKDPYSGNTISLFQAMQKGLIVKEHGIRLLEAQIATGGIIDPVHSHRLPLEVAYKRGYFDEEMNRTLSHPTDDTRGFFDPNTQENLTYTQLKERCIEDPETGLYLLPLREPEKPTVVETTQVYTEAETRKVFEETQVDIPVGSRAGSSMSLWEIMHSDLLPEEQRKQLMEEFKSGRVSKERMIIIIIEIIEKTEIIRQQNLTSYDYVRRRITAEELYEAKIISQDIYNLLKQGSKTFRELLEVETIWKYLYGSGCVAGIYIPSSKQKLSIYQALKKGLISSEVARSLLEAQAATGFMIDPMKNEMLTVDEAVRKGVVGPEIHDRLLSAERAVTGYRDPYSEQKISIFQAMKKDLIPSEEALKLLDAQIATGGIIDPHLGFHLPLEVAYQRGFINKDTYDMLSEPSEVRSYVDPSTEEKLSYTQLLKRCRQDEGSGLLLLPLCDARKLTFRGLRKQITVEELVRSQVMDEATAQRLQEGLTSIEEVSKNLKKFLEGTSCIAGVFVDSTKERLSVYQAMKKGIIRPGTAFELLEAQAATGYVIDPIKGLKLTVEEAVRMGIVGPEFKDKLLSAERAVTGYRDPYSGKLISLFQAMKKGLILKDHGIRLLEAQIATGGIIDPEESHRLPVEIAYKRGLFDEEMNEILLDPSDDTKGFFDPNTEENLTYLQLMERCITDPETGLCLLPLKEKKRERKTSSKSSVRKRRVVIVDPETGKEMSVYEAYRKGLIDHQTYLELSEQECEWEEITTSSSDGVVKSMIIDRRSGRQYDIDDAIGKGLIDQSALDQYRAGTLSITEFADMLSGNMSGFRSRSSSVGSSSSYTVSPAPVRTQISMWSDPTEETGPVAGILDTDTLEKVSITEAMRRNLVDNITGQRLLEAQACTGGIIDPTTGDKCTVADAVTKGLVDKIMVDRINLAQKAFYGFEDPRTKTKMSAAQALKKGWLYYEAGQRFLEVQYLTGGLIEPDVEGRVALDEALQKGTIDARTAQKLRDVNTYSKYLTCPKTKLKISYKDAMDRSMVEDGTGLRLLEASSQSSKGYYSPYNVSSAGSTSGSRSGSRTGSRSGSRRGSFDATGSGFSMTFSSSSYSSSSFGRRYTMGPVEAAAASALVWSCGWEASAERAGMHQLPLRMA